One segment of Cryptococcus neoformans var. grubii H99 chromosome 2, complete sequence DNA contains the following:
- a CDS encoding glucose transporter, with protein sequence MPGGAGVLSAPLSPERVEAPVTVKAYLLCVFASFGGIFFGFDSGYMNGVLGMNYFINMMTGLPIPGPDADQATKDAFTLPAWEKSLITSILSAGTFFGAIIAGDLADYFGRRITIISGCIVFIVGCCLQTASTSLGLLVAGRLISGFGVGFISAIIILYMSEIAPRKVRGAIVSGYQFCITIGLLLASCVCYATQNRTDSGSYRIPIAIQFAWALILGGGLFLLPESPRWYVKAGKVEQARKALSRVRGQPMDSDYIKDEIAEIVANHEYETELTPNVTYFSSWAACFTGGIRNPGSNLRRTLLGITMQMMQQWTGVNFIFYFGTTFFNDLGTISNPFLISLITTLVNVCSTPVSFWTIERFGRRPLLIYGALGMLICEFIVGIIGVAKPGDTTVVKAQISFICVYVFFFASTWGPGAWVSIGEIFPLPIRARGVGLSTASNWLWNCIIAVITPYLVGTDQANLGSKVFFLWGSTCILCFIYAYLFVWETKGLTLEQVDRMMEECGSPRRSAGWKPHTTFAAEAAQGTLAIDQNEKAKAGPVSQSELVEQV encoded by the exons A TGCCTGGTGGTGCTGGCGTCCTCTCGGCGCCTCTCAGCCCCGAGCGGGTGGAGGCTCCTGTGACTGTCAAGGCTTATCTCCTCTGTGTCTTTGCCTCTTTCGGTGGTATCTTTTTCGG TTTTGATTCCGGTTACATGAACGGCGTGTTGGGTATGAATTACTTCATCAACATGATGACAGGTCTTCCTATTCCTGGCCCCGATGCGGATCAAGCCACCAAAGATGCCTTCACTCTGCCAGCTTGGGAGAAGTCTTTGAtcacttccatcctttctgCTGGAACTTTCTTTGGTGCGATCATCGCTGGTGACCTTGCCGATTACTTCGGCCGAAGGATTACTATCATTTCTGGTTGTATTGTATTTATTGTTGGTTGCTGTCTGCAAACTGCTTCAACCAGCCTTGGCTTG CTGGTGGCCGGTCGTCTCATCTCTGGGTTTGGTGTCGGTTTCATTTCAGCTATCATCATTCTCTACATGTCGGAGATCGCTCCTCGAAAG GTTCGAGGTGCAATTGTCTCGGGCTATCAGTTCTGCATCACTattggccttcttcttgcttcttgtGTATGTTACGCAACTCAGAACCGTACCGATAGCGGGTCATACCGTATCCCTATCGCCATTCAGTTTGCTTGGGC CCTTATCCTCGGTGGTGGTCTCTTTTTGCTTCCAGAGTCACCTCGTTGGTATGTGAAAGCCGGCAAGGTAGAACAGGCCAGAAAGGCATTGTCTCGAGTCCGAGGTCAACCAATGGACTCTGATTACATCAAGGATGAAATCGCCGAAATTGTAGCCAACCACGAGTACGAGACGGAGCTTACTCCCAATGTGACTTACTTCTCCTCTTGGGCTGCCTGTTTCACTGGTGGTATTCGCAACCCTGGGTCTAACCTTCGTCGAACCCTTCTCGGTATTACCATGCAAATGATGCAGCAATGGACTGGTGTCAA CTTCATTTTCTACTTTGGaaccaccttcttcaatgaTCTTGGGACTATCTCGAACCCCTTCTTGATTTCTCTCATCACCACTTTAGTTAACGTCTGCTCCACACCTGTGTCTTTCTGGACTATCGAACGATTTGGACGACGACCCCTTCTTATCTATGGTGCCCTCGGTATGCTCATCTGCGAGTTCATTGTCGGTATCATTGGTGTCGCCAAGCCTGGAGACACTACAGTCGTTAAGGCGCAGATTTCCTTCATTTGCGTTtacgtcttcttcttcgcgtCAACTTGGGGTCCAGGTGCTTGGGTTTCTATCGGTGAAATTTTCCCATTGCCTATTAGGGCTCGAGGAGTTGGTCTCTCCACTGCCTCTAACTGGCTATGGAACTGTATTATCGCCGTAATTACCCCTTATCTTGTGGGAACTGACCAGGCG AACCTCGGTTCAAAagtctttttcctttgggGTTCAACCTGTATTCTCTGCTTTATCTACGCCTATCTCTTTGTATGGGAGACCAAGGGCCTCACATTGGAACAGGTTGAtaggatgatggaagaatgcGGGAGCCCCAGACGCTCGGCGGGCTGGAAACCCCATACCACGTTTGCAGCGGAGGCTGCTCAGGGTACACTTGCGATTGACCAGAATGAGAAAGCGAAAGCTGGACCTGTGTCACAGTCAGAGTTGGTGGAGCAAGTTTAA